TGCTAAAGGATACCTATTAAAGGATACACCAGCACAAGAGTTGGCTGCCGCAATCATCTCTGTTCATAAAGGCTATACTCATTTTGGCCCAGGAATTCTGGAGAAAATGCTTGTTACTGTGCCTGTAACACAGCCAGCAGTACATAAACAACCGCCACCAGAACTGGCATTACTGACTACTAGAGAGCGAGAGGTTTTACAGTTGATTGCCAATGGACAAAGTAATCGAGAAATTGCCCAAGAGCTATTTCTTTCAGAAGGGACGGTGAGAAATCATATCACTAATATTTTAACTCGTCTGAATCTGCGAGATCGTACTCAAGCAGCAATTTTTGCCAATTCTTTTCTACCTTATTTAGAAAATCGTGAGCTTGCTATTGTCTAAGTTTGCGGAAATTTAGCAGTAATTCGACAGCCTAGATTTGGCTGACTAGTAATTTCTAACCTACCTCCTAAAGCAGTTATCCTTTCCTGCATTCCTTGGAGTCCGAAGCCATTTCTAGCACTGTCTACCTCAAAACCCTTGCCATTATCTTCTAGTATCAGTTCCCACCCATCAGTAGTAGGTTGAATTTGAATCTGCACGACTGTTGCTTTTGCATATTTGCAGATATTAGTCAATCCCTCTTGCAAAATGCGATAAATTGTTGTGTTCATGGCATGAGGCGCGTTTGCCGGGATTTGAATTTTGCTTTCTGGTAAAATACCTGTGAGACGATGAAATTCTTCTATCAGGTTAGCGATCGCTGCTTCTAAAAGTTGACTTTGTAAAGGTTCTGCTCTAATTAACGCCACAGACTCACGCACTGCCTTTAAAGTTTCTGACCCCAGTTGTTTAGCTTCTAACAAACATTCATAAGCTTTAGTAGTGTTATCCTGCCATAAAGCCATTGCAGCTTCTAGTTGGATGTTCAGCGCTACTAAAGAATGACCTAATGAATCATGAATATCACGGGCGATACGGTTGCGCTCTTCTATAGTCGCCATTTCCTGAAGCCGCAGATTAAGTTCCCGTTCTTGCTCTAATGCCTTGAGTAAATCTGTCTCGGCTTGCTGCAAGCGGGAATTTTGTACTTGCAGTTGTGCTTGCAATCTCCGAGTTGTCAGTTGTGTTTCGATGCGCACAAACACTTCTTCCAGTTGAAAGGGCTTGCTAATATAATCTACACCACCTACGGTAAAGGCTTTCACCTTATCAAAGGTTTCATTTAAAGCACTGATAAAAATTACAGGAATTTCCCTAGTTAGAGCATCGGCTTTTAACTGTTGGCAAACTTCATAACCATTCAGTCCTGGCATTGTAATATCTAAGAGAATTAAATCTGGTGGTTGTGCTTTAGCTCCCATCACAGCTGTCGCACCATTTGTGACACATCGCACCTCATACCCTTGCTTAGTCAGCATTTTTGATAAAAGTCGCAAGTTATCGATGGTATCATCAACAATGAGGATATCTCCTTTATGTACATGGCTGCTATCCATAATATTTAGCTTGAGAGAAGATGCAAAAATCTACTTTTTAAAAATCGAGCTATTGCGAAACAATTCATAAGAAAAGAATATAACATTTTTGGCAGAAATTAATTGATTATGATGCTTGATTGATGAATTATCTGCAAAATCGCTAATTTTAGTTGTATTTGGCTTAAAATTTTAATGGTTGGTTAAAAGGATATTTTAAAAGTTCTTAATGATTTATCCTCCCCTAAATCCCCATTTTTAAGGGGGAGGAGGGGAATCAATTAGTATCTAAAATCCAAGCAAATTACTTTTAAAACAACCTCTAATACCCGCAAATACTACTGAGATAGTAAAGCTTGATTATGAAAACTATTAGTGAAATAAAATCAGAAACTGAACTACCAGTTATCATTAGCGACCAACAAGGATTTGTGACATATATTAATGAGGCTTTTAATCAGGTATACGGCTGGAGTTATGAGGAAATTATCGGCTTACCGTTGGAAGTCATTATTCCCGAAAGCCTGCATGATTCCCATCGGCTGAGTTTCTCCCGCTTTGTCATGACTGAAAAAGCTAAAATCCTTAATCACCCTCTGTTACTAAAAACGGTAACAAAGGAAGGAATAGAAGTAGAGAGTGAACATTTTATCACAGCAGAAAAACAGGGTGATAATTGGTTTTTTGCTGCAACAATTTCTCCTTTATAAAAAGTATAAATTATTTGTAAAATCCGGTAAAACTTATGGATAATGATCCATCTCTTCAGTTAAATAGACTGCGTTCAACTTTAGGAAAAATGGAGGTAGCACTAGGAGCGATTGATGATGCGATCGCCTGGACAGGTGAAGATACTAAGGTGCAATGGTGTAACGCAGCATTTGATCGCTTAGTCGGTATACCGCATATTAGTATTCTTGGGAGATCACTAATTGATTTACTTCCACTGACACAGCAGGGAAAAGCGATCGCCAATGAACTACACCCCGTTAAAATAGCACTACAAGATCAGTTGAAAGCCACTGAATATGAATTTCCTAAATCCCATCAGACACTAATTTTGGAAATTTCTGGTAGCTGTATTGAATTTATTGCGGGAGAAAAATGTGCTGTTGTCACGATTCGTGATGTCACCGTTCGTAAACAAACCGAAGCTGCACTCCAGCAGGCGAAAGAAGCCGCAGATGTTGCCAATGTTGCTAAAAGTCAGTTTTTAGCAAACATGAGCCACGAACTGCGAACTCCCCTCAACATTATTTTGGGTTTTACTCAACTGCTGACTAGGTATGGTTCTCTCGATACTCAACAACAAGAGTATTTAGAAACCATCGCTCGTAGTGGCGAACATCTGCTAAATTTAATCGACGATGTTTTAGAAATGTCCAAGATAGAAGCCGGGAAAACCACATTTAATCAAACTGGCTTCGATTTAAGAAATCTTTTGGACACACTATACCAAATGTTACGCTTAAAAGCCCAGTCCAAAGGATTAAAGTTAATTTTGGAACTGGCTGCCGATTTACCGCAATATATTCGCACTGATGAAAGCAAACTGCGTCAAGTTTTAATTAATTTATTAGGCAATGCCATCAAGTTTACTCAAACAGGTAGTGTCATTCTCAGAGTTTGGCAAGACACAACAATAAATACAGGTATACATTTATTATTTGAAGTTGAAGATACTGGTGCGGGTATTGAGTTAACGGAATTAGAACGTTTATTTGAACCTTTCGTGCAAACTCAGTCCGGTAAAAATTCACAAGAGGGAACCGGACTAGGCTTACCCATTAGCCAAAAATTTGTGCGCTTGATGGGAGGAGAAATAACCGCTAACAGCATTTTAGGAGTGGGAACAATTTTTAGGTTTGATATCCACACCAAAGAAGTCAGAGCTGATGAAGTGCAGGCAGCAAAATCTAGCCGACAAGTGATTGCTTTAGCAGTCGGGCAGCCAAAGTATCGGATTCTGGTTGCAGAAGATAAACCAGAAATTCGCCAAATCATGATTAAGTTGCTGCAACCAGTCGGCTTTGATGTGCGAGAAGCAAATAATGGAGAGGAAGCGATCGCCATCTGTGCTAGTTGGTCTCCTGACTTAGTGTGGATGGATATGCGGATGCCAGTGATGGATGGGTATGAGGCAACGAAACGCATTAAAACAGCTACCGATTCGCCACCAATCGTCATTGCTTTAACTGGTAGCGCCTTTGAAGAAGATCGGATAGTGGCTTTATCTACAGGTTGCGATGATTTCGTCCGCAAGCCATTTCGGGTGGAAGTAATTTATGAGAAAATGGCGCAGCACTTGGGTGTTACCTATATATATGCCACGGAAGAAATCAAACTGCCGACAGTTATGTCTGCGGATGAATCAAGTCATGGGATGCCTGCGGTAGATATTGCGATCGCGCAAATGTCTGAGGAGTGGGTAGAAAAATTGCACCAAGCCGCCATTAAAGTTAATGCCAAGCAGATTTGCCAACTTATTGAAGAAATTTCCCCACATCAAGCTGCTTTAGCTAAAACACTAACTAGTCTAGTCAATGATTTTCTATTTGAAGAGATTATTGCTCTAACCCAGTCTGCGATGCAACCAGACCAGAGATAATTCTCCAATCAGATATCAATTGCTGTAATTTCACATAACCGCAATGACAAAAGTCATAGTGGGGTTCAGCCGGGATACCTGTAAATTGGGACACGTTGTAAACAAATATTACGCAACATATTCTAGTGATTTACTAACTTGCCCAAAAATGGTATTAGAGCATTAAAATTTTTGTACGCTAAAATCAATTCTTCACGCTATTCAGTCCCTTAAACTTGCCCATAAATGATTGTTATCTTGAGGTGAATGGCTACAGCATAGACTCAGTAATTAATTCAACCTCGTTTATGCTTTCTACAAAGTACATAAATTTTACATTTTGTGACGGATATTTCGGTAACAGCCAGTTTTATTGATTTGGTTAGTTTTGTAGAAAGGCTGCATGATAAATTTCCACTAAGTTTGAAAATACTGTGTTTTGTTGTTGTTGTTTACTTTGTGGAAAGTAAAAACCTACCCCAAGATAATGACCTTTTTAGGGAATGTTTTCACAAGAGAAGACACACTCAATCTGGTATTAAACAACGTAAAATCAAGCATTTGCAAACATCTGCGTAACATAACTTTACAACGTGTCCCAATTTGCGCGTATCCCGGCTGAACCCCTTGGCCGCAGCTTCCGTAACACTACCCCAATTTATGGATCAAAACTTTTCCCACATTATGATTCAAAGGACAATTAAAAAACCTCTCCAAAAACTTTGGGAGGTTTTTAATTTAATTGAAATCAATTTATTAGAAGTAATTGCTCAAGCTAGATTGAGTTCAAATTTCAATGTAATTGATTTCTAGTATTCGTCTGTATCTCTGCTTTCACACATCAATTAATATGTGCCTAAGCAATTAAGTCAGTTAGGAGGTGTCATACAAATGAAGTCATTGTTGAAACTGATTTGACTCTTACTAATATCTTGAATAACACCAATCAAGTTATTATCGTGGAAAATTCCTGTCTCTAAAGCGGTACTACTTCCTAGTGAAAGGTCGATTTCTCTTAGAGAATATTTATCAGTATAATGGCCAAAAATCTGGATTTTATCTATGCCTACTTCCCAATCAGTAATGATAGCATAGCTATTAATAGCATAGCCAATAGTTATCGACAAAGGATCGGCGTACATTACACCTATTTCATTACCCAGGACGAAAATATCGCTACCACTACCACCAGTTAGGGTGTCCCTTTCATTAAATGAACCTCCATAACCAATTAGCGTATCATTTCCTGCATTACCGTAGAGAATATCATTACCTTTACCACCACCTAATTCATTGTCGCGGTTGTTGCCAGTAATTCGATTGTTGAGATCGTTGCCAAAGCCAGTAGTAGCGAAGTCAATCAACTCCAGGTTTTCTACATTAGCAGTCAGACTATAGCCACCAACTGAAGCCTTAACCGTATCAACTCCTTCATTTTGGGACTCAACGACCGTGTCATAGACTGGAGTAGAGAACAAAGTTCCAGTGTCAACGTATTTTATAGTGTCTACATAGTAAGTGTCATTGCCTGCACCACCATAAAGCGTGTCCAAACCTTCTCCACCAATGAGTGTGTCATTGCCTCCATAACCATAGATGATATCGTTGCCTTCATAACCGTAGATGATATCTCCGCTTGCAGTGCCTTTAAGGGAAGGAAAAATTATGCCATTGTCATTGAAAGGAGTACCGTTAATTATTGCCATTTGAACTTTCCTTATCCAAACTTTCGATCTGTTTCACAAGTTGATAACTTTAAGGTATTGGTAAAACTTTGAGTAAACATCTAATAAATGTCACGATTGAAGCGTTACATTTGTCATATTTGTCTTGTGACATTTATCGTTAAGCAGTAGAATTACCCTCTGGCTTTTAATTATCAAAATATTGGGTGTTGGCAAGTGCTAGTGTTAGGTTATGCTTTCAAATTATTTAACGGCATAACTTTTAGCCGCAGGTGTCCTGGGCTTGAGGTTTCAAAGCTACAAGGTATTGAGCCGAGATACAAGTAAAAAGCAGCAAGATGGTCTGAAAAGCCCTGCTGTATATAAGTTTGAGCGTTTTTTAGGCGAAAGTAGGATTTTGAGAGAAGATACTTGCAGTCTGAGGGTCAATAATTGCTTTTCGCCTACCCAAGAGTTTAATAAATACTCTGTGGTAGGAGGCTAATGCTTTGGGCTATAATCCTTTACTTATAAGAGTTTCAGACAATTGACTGCGAAAGACACTCATCGTCCAAGCTATAAAACTTGTAAATAAAATTAATAAATACTCCAGGTTTAGTAGCAATATATACCCTATATTTGCGCTCTAGAGTCAATTTTACTTAAAAATGCCTGAACCCTATATATAGTAAGACTTTCTAGACCATATTGCAGGTTTTTACTCATATATCGGCTCAATACCAATATCACCAATTTCAGTCTAAATAAGACTCAGAGGGGGGCGAACAGCTGGATAATGTTGTTGGTATTGGAAAGTGCCATTCTAAATACCGCAGCAGAACTTCGTTCTTCGGGGTAAAGGTGAAAGGGGAAGGGGGAAAGGTTTTGGTTTTATGGTTTGGAGGATTGATTTATGGCTTGAATTTGGTTAGACAGCATCCGGCTCAACTCCATTGCTTGGGTATAAAAAGGAAAAGGGAAAAGGTTAAAGGGGAAAGGGGAAAGGGATGAACAGGTCGCCCACAAGGGGCGAGGTTTTTACCTTCCCCATAAAATTTGGATTATTTCGCCCACAAGGGGCGAGGTTTTTACCTTTCCCCCTTCCCCTTTCCCCTTATTATGACCAAGAGTCGAGATACGTAGCCGGGGGGAGTTATGAGCCAAGATACGGAATCTGTTGAGTTAGTTGTAGTCCAAAAATTGGAAAATGCCCTCAGTGCCAAAATTGAGGCGTACTTTGCGGGTGTAATTGACTCTGACCCGGATGTATTGGAGGAACTGCTTAAATCTAAAAACAGCGAGGGAACCCGTAAAGCTTACCGCAAAGACATCACGGATTTTTTTACGCGCATGACGGAAGTGCGCCCTAACCGAGATTCTATTCTGGAGTTTTTACACCTGGAGGGCCACAAAGCCACGCTGGTAGTGACTAAATATAGAGCCTTTCTTGCGGAAGCTGGGTTATCACCGAACACGATTAACCGACGACTGGCTGCTATTAAGTCTCTGGTGGCCTACGGGCGAAAGCTAGGGGTGTGTAACTATGCGGTGGATGTAGACAGTATTCCAGTGCAGGCTTACCGCGATACTAGCGGTGTCACCGAACAAGAATTTTTGAGCGTAATTAAAGAGTGCGAATCGCTCGACTTTGGCAGGAAAGCGGGACTATGCTTTGTTGCTGCTACTGTGGGGCAATGCTTTGAGAAGAAATGAGATTAGCACCTTGGACTTGAGGCATTTTGACGCATCTAAAGGCAGGCTATCAATTTTGGGTAAGGGCAAACAAATCCGAGAGACAATTAACCTGCCAAAAGTCACTGTGACAGCTATTACTGACTGGCTGATCTCAAGGGGTGGCGATATGTCCTCGTCCCGCCCGTTGTTTACCTCGGTTGACTTTTATGCAGAAGGTCACAGGTTAACCGGGGATGGCATCTATAAAATAGTTAAGCGTTTATTTAAACGGGCAGGTGTTGAAAAGCACATGAGTCCGCACCGATGCCGCCACAGTGCCATCACTGCTGTACTTGAGAAGACTGATGGCAATGTACGGAAAGCCCAAAAACTCAGCAGACACGCCAAACTAAATACACTGCAAATTTACGACGATAACCGCAATCGCGATCAGCTGGAAATGTCCGAGCTTTTGATGGATGGGTTGGATTGATAGGGTAACAACTCCACAAATGCGTTATTGCTGAGTATCGCTGAATTGCGGCGTGTTTTTCGCTTGCGAGTCATCGACAAACCCATAGTAACAGCAATTGCTGTACCACCAAGGGCGTTAGGATCAGGGACAGGTTGCCTAATTAACTGAATGTTGTTACTTATTTTATATTGCAAGTCACAGCGATTATCGCTAAGCAGCTATTTTAAGCATCATTTCTAATGAAATATAGCGTTTAGTCAAAGCAATCCAGTCAATATTTCCGCGTATACAAGACTTGAAACCTGATATATATTTTGCTAATTCAGCATCAATTTCTTCTCCAAAAGAAGGAGATGCTTGTTCTAAAGCAATAATCTTTTCTAGCTCTTGAGTACGCATTATTATAGCTAGCCTTATCGCTTCAGATATAGAAATATGCTTATGATATTTGAAAATAAATATCAAATTATGTATATCTCCACTAGTAATTTCTCTATAGGACGAAATAATATCATTATCCCATGCAATAACATTGTTTGTTGAGAGTGCTATTTTTTCTACTATTTCATGTTTACGAACGAAATCAGGAATACTTAAATGGTTGCAGAATATAACTAATTCAAGACAAGCATCCACTGCTCCATTTAGCCTACGTAATTTCATATAGGCTTCAACGCTAGGTACACTATTTTCAACACGGTTAATAGATTCTTGTACACACGCTTGAAAATAATCCTTGACTTTTTGAACAAAGTAATTAAAGCTTTTTTTTGTTCTGTCTATTTCAATCATTCGTTTTCGTATATCATATAATGCGTGAGTAATAGCTAAATCTTTATTTGTAGGTTTTGTTCCTGTTAAGACTTCCAAAAATCTTTGATGATAATTTTCTAGCATTTTAGGTTGTTTTCCCAAATCTGAAAGGTCGCATTGTTCATCCCAAATAAATAACCAAATTAGCCAATCATTCGCTATTTTTAGCTCTTCAAACTGGCAATCAGGGTAAGCACTGCCAGCTAACATGAAAAATTTTACATTGCTAAAACGCTGATAGTCTGACTCATCCTTCAATATATTAAATTGCTCCAACCATGAAATCGAATACGCTTCTAGTTGCTCAGTGTATTTATTGAGTCTTGATGGAAATGGACAAGATAGAGTTGGTAAGAAAAATTCTGTCATACGTCCTCCAGATAAAAGTTTTTTTGTTTATTCATAGTTATTTATGTATGCTTTTTAATTTAGTCTGAAGCTATAGAAGCGCACATCAGATAAATGTCACGTTCTCGTCATGACATTTGTCATTTCAATATCTGGTAATCTTTCAAGAAACACATGTCGTTGAGTCAGAAATGGGGGTGAGGAGGCGAGCAACGTTCGCCTCCTCACCCCCCCCCTTCGAGGGTAGGTATTTAAGAAAGAGGTAGTCCAGGAGGTAAAATAGACAACTGAGATCAGACCGCAGAAATATGCAAGATAGATGCAGTGAAGAATTTCAGGGCGTTAGGAAGGTGAATGCAGTTAAGAAAAAGTGAGGAATTAAGACAATTTTATTGCTTTGAAGATATCAACTACAAAAGGAGATAAACAGTATGATTAATCAATTACCAAA
This sequence is a window from Nostoc sphaeroides. Protein-coding genes within it:
- a CDS encoding PAS domain-containing hybrid sensor histidine kinase/response regulator: MDNDPSLQLNRLRSTLGKMEVALGAIDDAIAWTGEDTKVQWCNAAFDRLVGIPHISILGRSLIDLLPLTQQGKAIANELHPVKIALQDQLKATEYEFPKSHQTLILEISGSCIEFIAGEKCAVVTIRDVTVRKQTEAALQQAKEAADVANVAKSQFLANMSHELRTPLNIILGFTQLLTRYGSLDTQQQEYLETIARSGEHLLNLIDDVLEMSKIEAGKTTFNQTGFDLRNLLDTLYQMLRLKAQSKGLKLILELAADLPQYIRTDESKLRQVLINLLGNAIKFTQTGSVILRVWQDTTINTGIHLLFEVEDTGAGIELTELERLFEPFVQTQSGKNSQEGTGLGLPISQKFVRLMGGEITANSILGVGTIFRFDIHTKEVRADEVQAAKSSRQVIALAVGQPKYRILVAEDKPEIRQIMIKLLQPVGFDVREANNGEEAIAICASWSPDLVWMDMRMPVMDGYEATKRIKTATDSPPIVIALTGSAFEEDRIVALSTGCDDFVRKPFRVEVIYEKMAQHLGVTYIYATEEIKLPTVMSADESSHGMPAVDIAIAQMSEEWVEKLHQAAIKVNAKQICQLIEEISPHQAALAKTLTSLVNDFLFEEIIALTQSAMQPDQR
- a CDS encoding terpene synthase family protein, with protein sequence MTEFFLPTLSCPFPSRLNKYTEQLEAYSISWLEQFNILKDESDYQRFSNVKFFMLAGSAYPDCQFEELKIANDWLIWLFIWDEQCDLSDLGKQPKMLENYHQRFLEVLTGTKPTNKDLAITHALYDIRKRMIEIDRTKKSFNYFVQKVKDYFQACVQESINRVENSVPSVEAYMKLRRLNGAVDACLELVIFCNHLSIPDFVRKHEIVEKIALSTNNVIAWDNDIISSYREITSGDIHNLIFIFKYHKHISISEAIRLAIIMRTQELEKIIALEQASPSFGEEIDAELAKYISGFKSCIRGNIDWIALTKRYISLEMMLKIAA
- a CDS encoding calcium-binding protein; protein product: MAIINGTPFNDNGIIFPSLKGTASGDIIYGYEGNDIIYGYGGNDTLIGGEGLDTLYGGAGNDTYYVDTIKYVDTGTLFSTPVYDTVVESQNEGVDTVKASVGGYSLTANVENLELIDFATTGFGNDLNNRITGNNRDNELGGGKGNDILYGNAGNDTLIGYGGSFNERDTLTGGSGSDIFVLGNEIGVMYADPLSITIGYAINSYAIITDWEVGIDKIQIFGHYTDKYSLREIDLSLGSSTALETGIFHDNNLIGVIQDISKSQISFNNDFICMTPPN
- a CDS encoding site-specific integrase, which encodes MSQDTESVELVVVQKLENALSAKIEAYFAGVIDSDPDVLEELLKSKNSEGTRKAYRKDITDFFTRMTEVRPNRDSILEFLHLEGHKATLVVTKYRAFLAEAGLSPNTINRRLAAIKSLVAYGRKLGVCNYAVDVDSIPVQAYRDTSGVTEQEFLSVIKECESLDFGRKAGLCFVAATVGQCFEKK
- a CDS encoding PAS domain S-box protein produces the protein MKTISEIKSETELPVIISDQQGFVTYINEAFNQVYGWSYEEIIGLPLEVIIPESLHDSHRLSFSRFVMTEKAKILNHPLLLKTVTKEGIEVESEHFITAEKQGDNWFFAATISPL
- a CDS encoding response regulator transcription factor; this encodes MIQILLVEDQEIVRRGLKTLLEIQPDLQVVAEAENGQTAIQQIENLYARDSQPDIVLMDIRMPVMDGVEATKRICHQYPDTKILVLTTFDDTKYISEAIRFGAKGYLLKDTPAQELAAAIISVHKGYTHFGPGILEKMLVTVPVTQPAVHKQPPPELALLTTREREVLQLIANGQSNREIAQELFLSEGTVRNHITNILTRLNLRDRTQAAIFANSFLPYLENRELAIV
- a CDS encoding tyrosine-type recombinase/integrase — encoded protein: MRRNEISTLDLRHFDASKGRLSILGKGKQIRETINLPKVTVTAITDWLISRGGDMSSSRPLFTSVDFYAEGHRLTGDGIYKIVKRLFKRAGVEKHMSPHRCRHSAITAVLEKTDGNVRKAQKLSRHAKLNTLQIYDDNRNRDQLEMSELLMDGLD
- a CDS encoding response regulator encodes the protein MDSSHVHKGDILIVDDTIDNLRLLSKMLTKQGYEVRCVTNGATAVMGAKAQPPDLILLDITMPGLNGYEVCQQLKADALTREIPVIFISALNETFDKVKAFTVGGVDYISKPFQLEEVFVRIETQLTTRRLQAQLQVQNSRLQQAETDLLKALEQERELNLRLQEMATIEERNRIARDIHDSLGHSLVALNIQLEAAMALWQDNTTKAYECLLEAKQLGSETLKAVRESVALIRAEPLQSQLLEAAIANLIEEFHRLTGILPESKIQIPANAPHAMNTTIYRILQEGLTNICKYAKATVVQIQIQPTTDGWELILEDNGKGFEVDSARNGFGLQGMQERITALGGRLEITSQPNLGCRITAKFPQT